A genomic stretch from Penaeus vannamei isolate JL-2024 chromosome 6, ASM4276789v1, whole genome shotgun sequence includes:
- the LOC138862016 gene encoding bone morphogenetic protein 1-like has translation MAVDMCWYDSVELCLDNLYDGEWYCGTELQGQNITSVGDSMVLHFLTRLNFMPGFSVTVNFVEVPPPEEQCTLYIFHGEDETMFTAMHWYSPNHPDNYNDNQECLLGPGSETAVGRTWMTVQEFALGDGDQVIIENAYTEPTVYEGLLPGDMIKIPTLYFLATFISDSAVTGAGFWLTFESEVPGCYKDLTALSERQVITSPRYPDSPPPPGKQCEYRIMAQDPTKRVLIILSVLNVKDPSFVAVNLAGDALYNSTNVIKLQRPVDAEEYVSFGNVVRLFYQGSKNVGGYKIRYMQVD, from the exons ATGGCAGTGGACATGTGCTGGTACGACAGCGTGGAACTATGCCTGGACAATTTGTACGACGGAGAGTG GTACTGTGGCACGGAGCTTCAGGGCCAGAACATTACGTCGGTCGGGGATTCAATGGTCTTGCACTTTCTGACGAGACTGAATTTTATGCCTGGATTCAGTGTCACAGTCAACTTCGTGGAGGTGCC TCCACCCGAGGAGCAGTGCACGCTCTACATTTTCCACGGCGAGGACGAGACCATGTTCACGGCCATGCACTGGTATTCCCCAAACCATCCAGACAACTACAATGACAACCAGGAGTGCCTGCTCGGACCTGGCTCAGAG ACTGCAGTTGGACGAACGTGGATGACGGTGCAGGAATTTGCTTTGGGTGATGGGGATCAGGTGATCATAGAGAACGCCTACACTGAGCCAACAGT GTATGAAGGACTGCTCCCGGGAGATATGATTAAGATTCCAACACTATACTTCCTTGCCACCTTCATCTCCGATTCCGCCGTGACGGGCGCAGGATTCTGGCTGACGTTCGAATCAGAAGTCCCGGGATGCTACAAG GATCTTACTGCACTGAGTGAGCGTCAGGTTATAACAAGCCCTCGATATCCAGATTCACCTCCTCCGCCGGGAAAGCAATGTGAATACAGAATTATG GCACAAGATCCGACGAAACGAGTTCTCATCATACTGTCTGTACTCAATGTAAAAGATCCAAGCTTCGTAGCCGTCAATCTAGCCGGCGACGCCCTGTACAATTCAACCAATGTGATTAAACTTCAGAGACCAGTTGATGCCGAGGAATATGTTTCATTTGGAAACGTTGTCAGACTGTTCTACCAGGGATCCAAAAACGTCGGGGGTTATAAGATACGATACATGCAGGTCGACTAA